A genome region from Musa acuminata AAA Group cultivar baxijiao chromosome BXJ3-5, Cavendish_Baxijiao_AAA, whole genome shotgun sequence includes the following:
- the LOC135637816 gene encoding uncharacterized protein LOC135637816 — protein sequence METAISAFCQALAAFCHHVDTASKSLSDSIQRRPIPLDSAASAFLQSLDRRISCAGADLELLESMAFGTVSFEELLGHCNEVFKNHQSCIADLEDRMQSFGYVPGVELDDEVDEEIGDDPKFASPVNGHLKLPVDFGSVSVARSSRKRLEEDSLFEDSISLQNLGLSDACLATLASEGDGCLSITENFSGGTMSSYDGIMSGKVIAAGFQEPDLNASDAFSDESSVARNAGKKVTKDDYDGLPAFMKSLVSWEELQEAIVKINSFLSGRDRKKQSHAFNQDDLEIMGLGRKGRSYLLLLLRMNQLVAETIEGSIYYRVPAGCC from the exons ATGGAGACCGCCATCTCCGCCTTCTGCCAAGCCCTCGCCGCCTTCTGCCACCACGTCGACACCGCCTCCAAATCCCTCTCCGACTCCATCCAAAGGCGACCGATTCCCCTCG ATTCGGCGGCCTCCGCTTTCTTACAGTCCCTCGACCGCCGGATCTCCTGCGCCGGCGCCGACCTCGAACTCCTCGAGTCCATGGCCTTCGGGACCGTCTCCTTCGAGGAGCTCCTAGGCCACTGCAACGAGGTCTTCAAGAACCATCAGAGTTGCATCGCGGATCTCGAAGATCGGATGCAGAGCTTCGGCTACGTCCCCG GGGTGGAGTTGGACGATGAGGTTGATGAGGAGATTGGGGACGATCCAAAATTCGCGAGTCCGGTCAATGGTCATCTTAAACTTCCTGTCGATTTTGGTTCGGTTTCTGTTGCCCGGTCAAGCAGGAAGAGGCTAGAGGAGGATTCTTT ATTTGAGGATTCAATCTCCTTACAAAACCTCGGTCTTTCAGATGCTTGCTTAGCCACTTTAGCCTCAGAAG GTGATGGTTGTCTTTCTATCACTGAAAATTTTTCAGGAGGAACAATGAG TTCTTATGATGGAATAATGTCTGGAAAGGTAATTGCAGCTGGATTTCAAGAACCTGATTTAAATGCTTCAG ATGCATTCAGTGATGAATCTTCAGTAGCTAGAAATGCTGGCAAAAAGGTAACGAAGGATGACTATGATGGCCTTCCTGCCTTTATGAAAAGTCTGGTATCATGGGAG GAGTTACAGGAAGCTATTGTCAAGATAAACTCTTTCCTCTCCGGAAGGGACAGGAAGAAGCAAAGTCATGCATTCAACCAAGACGATCTAGAAATAATGGGGCTTG GGCGGAAAGGACGATCATACTTGTTGCTACTCCTTAGGATGAATCAGCTAGTTGCGGAGACAATTGAGGGATCCATATATTATAGAGTGCCTGCTGGCTGCTGCTAG